The Persephonella sp. DNA window AAAAACATAAAAAACCTGTGATTAAAAAGATAGAGTTCAATGAAGAAGATATTATTCAGGAGATTAACCGGCAGTTAGATAATCTTTCTTTTGATATACCTGAAGTAAAGTTCTATCAGCCGGTTTATAATTATCTTGTTCAGGTAGCAGCATTCAGGAATTTTGATAATGCGAAAAAGTTTGCCGATAGTCTGAAAAAAGAATTTCCGGATATAACTGTAATTAAAACCAAAAAAGGACTCAGCCTTGTTGTAATCAAAGCCGAGAATAAAGAAAAAGCTGTTAAGATTAAAAATAGACTTAAAAAATATAAATTGAGTGCGGTAATTAAAAGGATTAGAAAATGATGGATTTTTTAGAGTTTTTTAATTTAAAGGAAAATCCCTTTAAACTTACGCCTGATGTAGATTTTTTCTATATGTCATCTGTCCATCAGGAAGCCCTTGCTTCACTTGAATACTTACTTAATTCTGAAGAAGGGTTTGCAGTAATTATAGGTGAACCTGGAACAGGAAAAACAATAACAATCCGTAAATTCCTCAGTCAGATTCCGGACAATGTGGAATATGCTTATATTCTTTTTCCTAATTTATCTCCTGAAGAGTTATTTATGGCAATATTAGAGGATTTTGGCATACAACTATCTGATAAAGTTTCTAAAAATAAGCTTTTTTCTACATTAAGAGACTTCCTGATACAAAAAAGGAAAGAAGGCAAAAAAGTTCTTGTGATTATTGATGAAGCCCAGAATTTACCTGTGGAAACCCTTGAAGAACTCAGAATTTTATCAAATCTGGAAACTGATAAAGAAAAACTACTTCAAATAATACTTCTTGGTCAGCCTGAATTAGAAGAAAAACTGAACTCATCAGAACTTAGACAACTCAGACAAAGGATAAGTATTCTGACCAGTCTGTCAAATCTGGATTACAGAGAAATGGTTGATTATATCAACTACAGACTATCAAAGGCAGGTAACTCAACAATAAGAATATCAGAAAAAGCCTATAAAGCTATTTATAAATACACACAGGGAAATCTAAGACTGATAAATCTGCTAATGGAAAGA harbors:
- a CDS encoding AAA family ATPase produces the protein MMDFLEFFNLKENPFKLTPDVDFFYMSSVHQEALASLEYLLNSEEGFAVIIGEPGTGKTITIRKFLSQIPDNVEYAYILFPNLSPEELFMAILEDFGIQLSDKVSKNKLFSTLRDFLIQKRKEGKKVLVIIDEAQNLPVETLEELRILSNLETDKEKLLQIILLGQPELEEKLNSSELRQLRQRISILTSLSNLDYREMVDYINYRLSKAGNSTIRISEKAYKAIYKYTQGNLRLINLLMERALMSAFVENKHQIDKENIESAAESLALRKETENKKYPVLIGVFAFIVFIFAGGFAYIYFSDKNPPKRNTVIKKINKSAIQHKFGIVIASTLNMRESPSINSKIINKLRRGDKIEIVEDTGDWVKVKKDTLQGWVKKEYIKIENGTAKKTNQPDNRKEF